The Mucilaginibacter mallensis genome has a segment encoding these proteins:
- a CDS encoding outer membrane beta-barrel family protein: MKSSIYKIFFTAILTISCSAITFAQTANGAKVSGSLVNSQGAPMDYASVSLLRTKDSTVVMGTLSTEAGLYTFDRIKAGSYIVKAEAVGYTKALSQSFAINDGTATHNVPALKLAAANRTLGTVNITAAKPLIEHQADKVVMNVAGSVLAAGNTAMDILERAPGVTVDKDDNISLKGKQGVTVMINDKLTYLSSQQLATLLKSTDGNTIQSIEIISNPSAKYDAAGNSGIINIKLKKNSQSGTNGSIITTGGFGAYPNDNSTLTLNHKQGNLNVFGSFTHGDYEQGRNLDIMRTVTDANNQSTYFNQYNYMKSDSHWNNYRFGADYDTSPTNTLGFIVNGYSNTEQDNNTDDTHIGSTPAANDSLQKTPGKFNQSYKNFAVNLNDRWKIDTLGQEIGVDLDYSKFTNNSLNYYNTTFLLPDGTEQHPTQYLQEQTPSTINIKTAKLDYTKPLTKTLKLETGVKFSDVKTDNDLQAQTLQNGQYVNDTTRTNRFVYDEKIDAAYFTLSKTYKKTSVQLGLRGEYTSSRGDLVTEDSVAQRKYFNLFPSFFLNHTFSDKNEVSFSYSRRIDRPSYQDLNPFIYYLDQYTYSKGNPFLKPQYTNNFELDYTYNKTINVSLNYAHTTDAITEIILTDVARKATYQTNLNLQTQDSYSIDINSPFTIAKWWTGNAEGYLFDMKFKSDSLFGGNLNTGQLAYNLKLQQTFTFAGFKAELYSNYQSAMTYGIYHLRPRYSTDAGISHSFDNKKLNIKFAVSDIFNTRTNNLSANYQTDDFSIHQKSTTRIARLTLTYNFGNDKIKAREHRTGAEDESGRVKGGN; encoded by the coding sequence ATGAAATCGTCTATATATAAAATATTTTTTACAGCTATTTTAACCATAAGCTGCTCAGCTATAACATTTGCACAAACTGCCAATGGCGCAAAAGTATCCGGCTCATTGGTAAACAGCCAGGGCGCACCCATGGATTATGCTTCAGTGAGCTTATTACGCACCAAGGACTCAACCGTTGTTATGGGCACGTTAAGCACCGAGGCCGGGCTATACACCTTCGACCGTATAAAAGCAGGCAGCTACATAGTTAAGGCCGAAGCTGTGGGATACACAAAGGCATTGAGCCAGTCCTTTGCCATTAACGATGGCACAGCAACTCATAACGTTCCTGCTTTAAAGCTGGCCGCTGCCAACCGCACCTTAGGTACAGTAAATATAACAGCTGCAAAACCACTGATAGAGCACCAGGCTGATAAGGTGGTAATGAACGTTGCCGGTAGTGTACTTGCCGCGGGGAACACCGCCATGGATATATTGGAACGCGCGCCCGGTGTTACTGTTGATAAGGATGACAACATCAGCCTTAAAGGCAAACAGGGCGTTACGGTAATGATAAATGATAAGCTTACTTATTTGTCATCACAACAATTGGCGACACTGTTAAAATCAACAGATGGCAATACCATCCAATCAATTGAAATTATCTCCAATCCATCAGCAAAATACGATGCAGCCGGTAACTCGGGGATTATCAACATAAAACTGAAAAAGAATAGCCAATCGGGTACTAACGGCAGTATAATAACTACCGGTGGTTTTGGCGCTTATCCTAATGATAACTCAACCCTTACCTTAAATCATAAACAAGGTAACCTTAACGTATTCGGCAGCTTTACCCATGGCGATTACGAGCAGGGGCGCAACCTGGATATCATGCGCACCGTCACCGATGCCAACAACCAATCAACCTATTTTAATCAGTACAATTACATGAAGAGTGATTCGCACTGGAACAATTACCGTTTCGGCGCTGATTATGATACCTCGCCAACCAATACATTAGGTTTTATTGTAAATGGTTATTCCAATACCGAACAGGATAACAATACAGATGATACTCATATAGGCTCCACTCCTGCCGCCAACGATTCGTTACAGAAAACGCCGGGTAAATTCAACCAGTCGTACAAAAACTTTGCGGTAAACTTAAACGACCGTTGGAAAATCGACACGCTTGGCCAGGAAATTGGCGTTGATCTTGATTATTCAAAGTTTACCAATAACAGCCTTAATTATTATAATACTACATTTTTATTGCCCGATGGAACTGAACAACATCCGACACAATATTTGCAGGAACAAACACCATCAACCATTAATATAAAAACCGCCAAGCTGGATTATACCAAACCGCTTACAAAAACGCTGAAACTGGAAACAGGTGTGAAATTCAGCGATGTAAAAACTGACAACGACCTTCAAGCGCAAACACTCCAAAATGGTCAATATGTTAACGATACTACCCGTACCAATCGTTTTGTTTATGATGAAAAGATTGATGCCGCTTACTTTACTTTAAGTAAAACCTATAAAAAAACATCGGTACAGTTGGGTTTAAGGGGCGAATACACCAGCTCAAGAGGCGACCTGGTTACAGAAGATTCCGTTGCACAACGTAAATATTTCAATCTGTTCCCAAGCTTTTTTCTGAACCATACCTTCTCTGATAAGAATGAGGTAAGCTTTTCATACAGCCGCCGTATTGACCGCCCAAGCTACCAGGATCTGAACCCTTTTATCTATTATCTGGATCAGTATACTTATTCAAAAGGTAATCCATTCTTAAAGCCACAATACACCAATAATTTTGAGCTGGACTACACTTACAATAAAACCATTAATGTAAGCTTAAACTACGCCCATACTACCGATGCTATAACTGAAATAATACTAACAGACGTAGCCCGCAAAGCGACCTACCAAACCAATCTTAACCTGCAAACACAGGATTCTTATAGCATAGATATCAACTCCCCTTTTACTATTGCCAAATGGTGGACTGGTAATGCCGAGGGCTATTTATTTGATATGAAATTCAAGTCGGATTCATTGTTTGGCGGCAACCTGAATACCGGGCAGCTTGCATACAACTTAAAGCTGCAGCAAACATTTACGTTCGCAGGTTTTAAGGCTGAACTATACTCTAATTACCAATCGGCGATGACCTACGGTATCTACCACTTAAGGCCACGCTACTCAACCGATGCCGGTATCAGCCACTCGTTTGACAATAAAAAATTGAACATAAAATTTGCTGTCAGCGATATATTTAATACCCGCACCAATAACTTAAGCGCCAATTACCAGACTGATGATTTCAGCATTCACCAAAAAAGCACAACACGCATAGCCCGTTTAACGCTTACTTATAATTTTGGTAACGATAAAATAAAAGCCCGTGAGCACAGGACTGGTGCTGAGGATGAAAGTGGAAGGGTAAAAGGAGGAAATTAA
- the recQ gene encoding DNA helicase RecQ, whose product MTPIQALQKYFGYSEFRHQQGAIIQHVLDKKDVLALMPTGGGKSLCYQLPAVLLDGLTIVISPLIALMKDQVDSLNVNGIPAAFLNSAQNPDEQQRLMGKLRNNEIKLLYLAPERLFGSENKLVEFLKSLPVVQIAIDEAHCISHWGHDFRPEYLMLAGLKDYFPNIPVIALTATADKLTQKDILEKLNLKNPAIFISSFNRENINYTVAPKKNSFNQLLDFLEERKEESGIIYCLSRKSTEALAADLKEEGYSAEAYHAGLNNAIKARNQEAFLRDDVKIIVATIAFGMGINKSNVRYVVHMDLPKNIEGYYQETGRAGRDGLPSDAILYYSPGDAMKLKGFAKVEDNEEQSRIMLKKLDDMVNYCQLQTCRRHFLLKYFDEESDATCGSCDVCLTEFERFDGTLIAQKALSAVYRLKERFGSNYVIDFLRGSKSEKIREEHKQLKTYGVGADISKPDWQRYLRELSAMGYLQVDGGEYPVLKLTHQSEAVLKGLQKVEFIAAETVEEKHTTVEALPFEVDLLTELKNVRRDIAMHENVPAYVILSDATLVEIATYLPQSLDELRMISGFGDIKLARYGREMLAPVKNYCSMRGLSSKIKQKAQKRERKPRPERSSDTRRASLTLFKGGKSIAEIAQERKLSPMTVESHLTYYVQTGDIDVSEFVTKDKLTVIQDTVESYGDEKLSPLKEILGEDYSYTEIKAVIAWMKGSSSTQ is encoded by the coding sequence ATGACACCTATACAGGCCCTGCAAAAATATTTCGGATACAGCGAATTCAGGCACCAGCAGGGGGCTATTATTCAGCATGTTTTAGATAAGAAAGATGTTTTGGCGCTGATGCCTACGGGTGGCGGTAAATCATTATGTTACCAATTGCCCGCGGTTTTGCTAGATGGGCTAACCATCGTTATCTCCCCGCTCATCGCTTTAATGAAGGACCAGGTTGACAGCCTGAATGTTAACGGCATACCTGCCGCTTTCCTCAACTCGGCGCAAAACCCCGATGAGCAGCAAAGGCTGATGGGCAAACTCAGGAACAATGAGATCAAGTTATTATACCTTGCTCCCGAGCGTTTGTTTGGATCAGAAAATAAGCTGGTTGAGTTTTTAAAATCGCTGCCGGTTGTACAGATCGCTATTGACGAGGCGCATTGTATCTCTCATTGGGGGCATGATTTCAGGCCGGAGTATTTGATGCTGGCAGGGTTGAAGGATTATTTCCCGAATATCCCGGTTATAGCCTTAACAGCAACAGCCGATAAGCTCACCCAAAAGGATATCCTCGAAAAATTAAATCTTAAAAACCCTGCCATATTTATATCCTCCTTTAACCGGGAGAATATAAATTATACGGTTGCCCCTAAGAAGAACAGCTTTAACCAACTACTTGATTTTTTGGAGGAACGCAAGGAGGAATCGGGCATTATATATTGTTTGTCGCGTAAATCAACGGAAGCATTAGCAGCTGATCTGAAGGAAGAAGGCTACTCAGCCGAGGCTTACCATGCCGGACTGAATAACGCCATCAAGGCACGCAACCAGGAAGCTTTTTTGCGTGATGACGTAAAGATCATTGTGGCGACTATCGCTTTTGGCATGGGCATCAATAAATCAAATGTGCGCTATGTGGTGCACATGGATCTGCCTAAAAACATTGAGGGTTATTACCAGGAAACAGGCAGAGCGGGCAGAGATGGTTTGCCGTCTGATGCTATATTATATTACTCGCCGGGCGATGCCATGAAGCTTAAAGGCTTTGCAAAGGTTGAGGATAATGAAGAGCAAAGCCGTATCATGCTTAAAAAGCTGGATGATATGGTAAATTATTGCCAACTGCAAACCTGCAGGCGGCATTTTTTGTTAAAGTATTTTGACGAAGAATCGGATGCTACCTGCGGATCATGTGATGTGTGTTTAACGGAATTTGAGCGCTTTGATGGTACGCTGATCGCCCAAAAGGCATTGTCGGCGGTATACAGGTTAAAAGAAAGATTCGGCAGTAATTATGTGATCGATTTTTTGCGGGGATCGAAAAGTGAGAAGATAAGGGAAGAACATAAGCAATTGAAAACTTATGGCGTAGGTGCCGATATCAGCAAACCCGACTGGCAGCGTTACCTGCGTGAACTAAGCGCTATGGGTTATCTACAGGTTGACGGTGGTGAATATCCGGTCCTGAAATTAACGCACCAAAGTGAAGCGGTATTAAAAGGACTGCAAAAAGTAGAATTCATTGCTGCTGAAACTGTTGAAGAAAAACATACCACTGTTGAAGCATTACCTTTTGAGGTTGACCTTTTGACTGAGTTAAAGAATGTAAGGCGAGATATAGCCATGCATGAAAATGTGCCCGCCTACGTAATATTATCTGATGCTACTTTAGTGGAGATAGCCACCTACCTGCCACAAAGTCTGGATGAGCTAAGGATGATCTCCGGCTTTGGTGATATAAAACTGGCGCGTTATGGCCGTGAAATGCTGGCGCCTGTAAAAAACTATTGCAGTATGCGAGGCCTCTCATCCAAAATAAAGCAGAAAGCGCAGAAACGCGAGCGCAAGCCGAGACCCGAAAGATCGAGCGATACAAGGCGGGCAAGCCTTACCTTATTTAAAGGAGGTAAAAGCATTGCGGAGATAGCCCAGGAAAGAAAACTATCGCCAATGACAGTGGAGAGCCACCTCACCTATTATGTGCAGACCGGTGATATTGATGTATCGGAATTTGTGACCAAGGATAAGTTAACGGTGATACAGGATACGGTGGAAAGCTATGGCGATGAGAAGTTATCGCCATTAAAAGAAATTTTGGGCGAGGATTATAGTTATACAGAGATAAAGGCGGTGATTGCGTGGATGAAGGGAAGCTCGTCAACTCAATAA
- a CDS encoding UDP-N-acetylmuramoyl-tripeptide--D-alanyl-D-alanine ligase — translation MNTEDIYQLFIQHPVISTDTRKIVPGSLFFALKGDKFDANTFAEQAIEQGAAYAIIDNPAYQLNKKYILVDDGLTALQDLARYHRKQLIIPVVGLTGTNGKTTTKELINAVLSQKFNTLATQGNLNNHIGVPLTILSINSTHEMAVIEMGANHQKEIELLCSISQPTHGLITNIGKAHLEGFGGVEGIKKGKGELYDFLSREDGSLEQGIAFVNGDDKVLMEMQQARDLKKVVMYGTNNRDNTIVGKLTENSPLLSLQWTNNSSGESHAIKTQLTGAYNLDNILAAICIGTYFELDADAINKGVEGYQPQNNRSQIKQTATNTLICDYYNANPSSMFVAIENIGKLTADRKVLILGDMFELGDESAAEHEAIIRKALATEVDERIFIGKDFLAQKWKFKGDKLKNATFHATVENAITALKFHPVKNSTVLIKGSRGMALERLVELF, via the coding sequence ATGAATACCGAAGACATCTATCAGCTTTTTATACAACACCCGGTTATCAGCACCGATACCCGCAAGATTGTGCCGGGCAGCCTGTTTTTTGCGTTGAAGGGCGATAAGTTTGATGCCAATACCTTTGCTGAGCAAGCCATTGAGCAAGGCGCGGCCTATGCTATTATAGATAACCCGGCATATCAGCTTAATAAAAAATATATTTTGGTTGATGACGGGCTCACTGCTTTGCAGGATTTGGCGCGTTATCATCGCAAACAATTAATCATACCTGTTGTAGGCTTGACGGGCACCAATGGTAAAACTACCACCAAAGAACTGATCAACGCCGTATTATCTCAGAAATTTAATACCCTGGCTACACAGGGTAACCTGAATAACCATATAGGCGTACCGCTTACTATTTTAAGCATTAACAGCACACACGAGATGGCGGTTATTGAAATGGGCGCTAATCACCAGAAAGAGATCGAGCTACTTTGCAGTATTTCGCAGCCTACACATGGGCTTATTACTAATATTGGCAAGGCGCATTTAGAGGGCTTCGGCGGAGTTGAGGGGATTAAGAAAGGTAAGGGTGAATTGTATGATTTCTTGAGTCGGGAAGACGGAAGTTTAGAGCAGGGCATTGCCTTTGTAAATGGTGATGACAAGGTATTAATGGAGATGCAGCAGGCCCGGGATTTAAAAAAAGTGGTAATGTATGGCACCAATAACCGGGATAATACTATCGTTGGTAAACTAACCGAGAACTCCCCGCTCCTGTCTTTACAATGGACCAATAATTCATCCGGCGAAAGTCATGCCATCAAAACACAGCTTACCGGGGCTTATAACCTTGATAATATATTAGCGGCTATCTGCATAGGTACTTATTTTGAACTGGATGCCGATGCTATTAATAAAGGTGTGGAGGGCTATCAGCCGCAAAACAACCGTTCGCAGATCAAGCAAACTGCAACCAATACCCTTATCTGCGATTACTATAATGCCAATCCCAGCAGCATGTTTGTGGCTATTGAAAACATAGGCAAACTTACTGCCGATAGAAAAGTATTGATACTGGGTGATATGTTTGAGCTGGGCGATGAATCTGCCGCGGAACATGAAGCGATTATCAGAAAGGCTTTAGCTACTGAAGTTGATGAGCGCATATTCATCGGCAAGGACTTTTTAGCGCAGAAATGGAAATTTAAGGGTGATAAGCTAAAAAATGCCACCTTTCATGCTACTGTTGAGAATGCGATTACGGCTTTAAAGTTTCATCCGGTAAAAAATTCAACGGTGCTAATAAAGGGTTCGAGGGGTATGGCTTTGGAGCGGTTGGTGGAGTTGTTTTAG
- a CDS encoding YnfA family protein: MAILKSLSIFILAGLCEIGGGYLIWLCLKEDKPWWYAALGAVVLAFYGVVATWQTNNFGRVYATYGGIFIVMALLWAWKVDDFKPDKYDIIGALIALIGVCVIIYTPRR; encoded by the coding sequence ATGGCCATACTAAAATCTCTCTCTATTTTCATACTTGCCGGCTTATGCGAAATTGGCGGCGGTTATTTGATCTGGCTTTGCCTTAAAGAGGATAAACCCTGGTGGTATGCCGCGTTGGGCGCTGTGGTACTGGCCTTTTACGGCGTGGTGGCTACCTGGCAAACTAATAATTTCGGCCGGGTGTATGCTACTTATGGCGGAATATTTATAGTGATGGCCCTGCTTTGGGCATGGAAGGTTGATGATTTCAAGCCCGATAAGTATGATATTATCGGTGCGCTTATAGCCTTGATTGGGGTTTGTGTGATTATTTATACGCCGCGGAGGTAA
- a CDS encoding isopenicillin N synthase family dioxygenase has product MSKVNIPRLDLNTYIQGNADERKRFSDEIGKAFNETGFVTITNHGLSKVLIDKLYEQVKELFTLPEDAKLNYEKPELAGQRGYTGKSKETAKGFKTPDLKEFWQIGQTVAADSPLKADYPDNIIVNELPDFNTTTQEVYKKLEQAGIHLLRAIAVYLNLPENYFDDKVHDGNSILRTLHYFPITNPDSIPDDAVRAGAHEDINLITLLIGASADGLELLTRENEWFPVKAYGEDLVVNVGDMLQRLTNNKLKSTTHRVVNPPRDQMKNSRYSVPFFLHPKPDMDLTCLESCIDATHPKHYTDITAGEYLDERLREIGLKK; this is encoded by the coding sequence ATGAGTAAAGTAAATATTCCACGTCTTGATCTGAACACCTATATACAAGGTAACGCCGATGAACGTAAACGCTTTTCGGACGAAATTGGCAAAGCTTTTAATGAAACAGGTTTTGTAACCATCACCAATCACGGCCTCAGCAAAGTATTAATTGATAAGCTGTACGAGCAGGTTAAAGAATTGTTCACCTTACCGGAGGATGCTAAGCTAAACTATGAGAAACCGGAACTTGCAGGCCAACGTGGCTATACCGGCAAAAGCAAGGAAACCGCTAAAGGCTTTAAAACTCCCGATCTGAAGGAGTTTTGGCAAATAGGGCAAACCGTTGCCGCTGATTCACCGCTTAAAGCGGATTATCCCGACAATATTATTGTTAATGAACTGCCTGATTTTAATACAACCACACAGGAAGTTTATAAAAAGCTGGAGCAAGCCGGTATCCATTTGTTACGTGCCATAGCCGTATACTTAAACCTGCCCGAAAATTACTTTGATGATAAAGTGCATGATGGTAATTCCATATTACGCACACTGCACTATTTCCCTATAACTAACCCCGATTCGATTCCTGATGATGCGGTACGCGCAGGAGCGCATGAGGATATTAACCTCATCACCCTATTAATAGGAGCCAGTGCCGATGGTCTTGAACTATTAACCCGTGAAAACGAATGGTTCCCGGTTAAAGCTTATGGTGAGGACCTGGTAGTAAACGTAGGCGATATGCTGCAGCGTTTAACCAATAACAAGCTAAAATCAACCACACATAGGGTAGTAAATCCACCACGCGACCAGATGAAGAATTCCCGCTACTCGGTGCCATTCTTCCTGCACCCGAAACCGGATATGGACCTTACCTGCCTGGAATCATGCATTGATGCCACTCATCCAAAACACTACACCGACATCACCGCCGGCGAATACCTGGATGAACGTCTCCGTGAGATTGGCCTGAAAAAATAA